A window of Salmo trutta chromosome 31, fSalTru1.1, whole genome shotgun sequence contains these coding sequences:
- the LOC115169509 gene encoding myeloid-associated differentiation marker homolog, whose translation MPIVVVHSNPLFWVRLCALVFSCVAFAVTVHGANLSHGTGDWCVFCWAFSFAGTLLVLLVELFGLQTRAPVSWKNFPITFACYASLLCLSASIIFPLYFLKGQPSHGETHNYRIVATVFSCLATIAYICEVSISKARPGEVAGYMATAPGLLKVCETFVACVIFVFISDPVSYDSHDALRWCLAVYCICFILSAAIIVLCICECTGCLPFPFARFLSAYAILAVAMYLTATIIWPIFKFDKKHGGSSRPYNCGRYAGLCDWDKQMAVAVLTAVNFVLYLADLIYSARLVFVTV comes from the coding sequence ATGCCGATAGTGGTGGTGCACTCCAACCCCCTGTTCTGGGTGCGTTTATGTGCTCTGGTCTTCTCCTGTGTGGCCTTTGCTGTGACCGTCCATGGGGCCAACCTCTCCCATGGCACaggggactggtgtgtgttctgcTGGGCCTTCAGCTTCGCTGGGACcctgctggtgctgctggtggAGCTGTTTGGCCTGCAGACCCGTGCCCCTGTCTCCTGGAAGAACTTCCCCATCACCTTTGCCTGCTACGCCTCCctgctctgcctctctgcctccatcATCTTCCCCCTCTACTTCCTCAAGGGCCAGCCCTCCCACGGCGAGACTCACAACTACCGCATTGTGGCCACTGTCTTCTCCTGCCTGGCAACCATCGCTTACATTTGTGAGGTGAGCATCAGCAAAGCCAGGCCAGGAGAGGTAGCAGGTTACATGGCCACTGCCCCGGGTCTGCTGAAGGTGTGTGAGACTTTTGTAGCCTGCGTCATCTTCGTCTTCATCAGCGACCCAGTGTCCTACGACTCTCACGATGCACTGAGGTGGTGCCTGGCCGTCTACTGCATCTGTTTCATCCTGTCGGCGGCCATTATAGTGCTGTGTATCTGTGAGTGCACCGGCTGCCTTCCTTTCCCCTTTGCCCGCTTCCTGTCCGCCTACGCCATACTGGCTGTCGCCATGTACCTCACCGCCACCATCATCTGGCCCATTTTTAAGTTTGACAAGAAGCACGGGGGATCCTCCAGGCCCTATAACTGTGGCAGATATGCAGGGCTGTGCGACTGGGACAAGCAGATGGCTGTGGCTGTGCTCACTGCAGTCAACTTTGTGCTCTACCTGGCAGACCTGATCTACTCTGCCCGACTGGTGTTTGTTACTGTgtga